The DNA segment TGGCGGTCTCTCGGAAAACGGCAAAACGGGCCACGGTACGTAACCGCATCAAGCGCCAGGTCCGTGAGTCCTTTCGCCTGATCCACGCTGAGCTGCCGGCTGCCGACTTCGTGGTCATCGCCAAGGGCCCTAGTGCCAATCTGGAGGCGCCGGCCATGCGCGAGAGCTTGTCTCGGCATTGGCGCCGTC comes from the Pseudomonadota bacterium genome and includes:
- the rnpA gene encoding ribonuclease P protein component, whose amino-acid sequence is MAPAAAHAFPREHRLTVKRAFDRVFKQGVRSRDAHFTVLACPNDQSGARLGLAVSRKTAKRATVRNRIKRQVRESFRLIHAELPAADFVVIAKGPSANLEAPAMRESLSRHWRRLSLKCAA